In Candidatus Promineifilum breve, one genomic interval encodes:
- a CDS encoding nucleotide pyrophosphohydrolase, with protein sequence MELKELEERMHAFVAGKGWYRADSPKPQTPQNLAISLALEAAEVLEHFQWRAEARDTAALAGELADVTLYLLQLASVCGIDLEQAILDKLAENQHREWPAP encoded by the coding sequence ATGGAACTGAAAGAGTTAGAAGAGCGGATGCACGCCTTCGTGGCCGGCAAGGGCTGGTATCGCGCGGATTCGCCCAAGCCGCAAACACCGCAAAATCTGGCGATCTCCCTGGCTCTGGAAGCGGCCGAGGTGCTGGAGCATTTCCAATGGCGCGCCGAGGCCCGCGACACGGCGGCGCTGGCCGGCGAACTGGCCGACGTGACCCTCTACCTGCTGCAATTGGCCAGCGTTTGCGGCATCGATCTGGAACAGGCCATCCTCGATAAACTGGCGGAAAATCAGCATCGCGAGTGGCCGGCCCCATGA
- the ndk gene encoding nucleoside-diphosphate kinase: MEQTLVLVKPDGVQRGLIGEIIHRLERRGLKLLGLKLLQMSPELASAHYEAHVGKPFYEGLVTYITSGPVVALVWQGKDAIQIVRNTMGATNAGAAAPGTIRGDLAVEIGRNLVHGSDGPESAAREVGLFFREDELVAWERATDRWIRE, translated from the coding sequence ATGGAACAAACGCTGGTATTAGTGAAGCCGGATGGCGTGCAGCGCGGATTGATCGGCGAGATCATCCACCGCCTGGAGCGGCGCGGCCTGAAATTGCTCGGCCTCAAACTGCTGCAAATGTCGCCGGAATTAGCCTCGGCCCATTACGAGGCCCACGTGGGCAAGCCTTTCTATGAGGGGCTGGTCACCTACATCACGTCCGGCCCGGTCGTCGCCCTGGTGTGGCAGGGCAAGGACGCGATTCAGATCGTCCGCAACACGATGGGCGCGACCAATGCCGGGGCAGCCGCGCCGGGCACGATTCGCGGCGATCTGGCGGTGGAGATCGGCCGCAACCTGGTGCACGGCTCCGATGGCCCGGAAAGCGCCGCCCGCGAAGTGGGCCTCTTCTTCCGGGAGGACGAATTGGTAGCCTGGGAGCGGGCGACCGATCGCTGGATTCGCGAATAG
- the glpX gene encoding class II fructose-bisphosphatase: MEQNETDTNNALSSRNIGLDLVRVTEAAALAAGRWIGSGNFDAAHAAATDAMYNMLATLGIDACVAIGEDRLVDGAAVLCAGASFGRGEALCDLAVDPIDGTRLLVEGKPGAVSVVAVAPRHSIWASGPVEYLDKIVVDRDAAHVLVPECMDAPAAWTLALIARAKKKAVRDLTVVVLQRLRHHDLIQEIRATGARILLRQEGDAEGALEAAMSGAGVDVLMGIGGASQGALSACAVRSLGGGMLARLAPQSAEERGAIAQAGLDTSRVLTVEDLVTSDDIFFAATGITGTALLPGIAYRGNHAETHSLLIRAKTKTRRFIQAEYALEE; encoded by the coding sequence GTGGAGCAGAATGAGACGGACACCAACAACGCGCTCTCATCGCGCAATATCGGTCTCGATCTGGTGCGCGTGACCGAGGCAGCGGCGCTGGCCGCCGGGCGCTGGATCGGCTCCGGTAATTTTGACGCCGCCCACGCCGCGGCCACCGACGCCATGTACAACATGCTGGCGACGTTGGGCATCGACGCCTGTGTCGCCATCGGCGAGGACCGGCTGGTGGACGGGGCGGCCGTGCTGTGCGCCGGGGCGTCGTTCGGCCGGGGCGAAGCGTTGTGCGATCTGGCCGTCGATCCCATTGACGGCACGCGCCTGCTGGTGGAGGGCAAACCGGGGGCGGTCTCGGTCGTGGCCGTGGCCCCGCGCCATAGCATCTGGGCCTCGGGGCCGGTCGAATATCTGGACAAGATCGTCGTCGATCGCGACGCGGCCCACGTGCTGGTGCCCGAATGTATGGACGCGCCGGCGGCCTGGACGTTGGCCCTCATCGCGCGGGCCAAGAAGAAGGCGGTGCGCGATTTGACCGTGGTGGTGCTGCAACGCTTGCGCCATCACGATCTCATTCAGGAGATTCGGGCCACAGGGGCGCGCATCCTCTTGCGCCAGGAAGGGGACGCCGAGGGCGCGCTGGAGGCGGCCATGTCCGGCGCGGGCGTGGACGTGCTGATGGGCATCGGCGGGGCGTCGCAGGGCGCTCTGTCGGCCTGCGCCGTGCGCTCGCTGGGCGGCGGCATGTTGGCCCGCCTGGCCCCGCAGTCGGCCGAGGAGCGCGGGGCCATCGCCCAGGCCGGGCTGGATACAAGCCGCGTGCTGACGGTGGAAGATTTGGTCACCAGCGACGACATCTTCTTTGCCGCCACGGGCATCACCGGCACGGCGCTGCTGCCGGGTATCGCCTATCGCGGCAACCATGCCGAAACCCACTCGCTGCTCATCCGCGCCAAAACCAAAACCCGGCGCTTCATTCAGGCCGAGTACGCGCTGGAGGAATGA
- a CDS encoding SulP family inorganic anion transporter produces the protein MRWNPRGALLPALRYLQQPVRLVRGYERANLRADLIAGVTVGVILLPQAIAFSLLAGLPPAMGLYTAIVGGIAAALWGSSELLHSGPTNTLSLLLLSTLALLATPGSANYIVAAGLLTVMVGVFQLGLGLLRLGFIVNFVSHSVIVGFSTGAAVLIVLRQIDPLLGLDVPRGDVLSGLGGSLLALPETQLMTAALGLGTMALILILRRLNPRLPGALVAIAAATLVVFLLGERAADVAVIGRLPAGLPPPANLPLFNLEMIGRLSTGALAVAAIGLVQTTAVSRAAASQTRQRLDNNQEFIGQGIANIFSGLFSGYATSGSFSVTAVKYRAGAKTRLASLVACVVILAIMSLAGGIGTYMPVGALAGTLIITAFNMIDRAEIRRIFQGAPGDAVIMIVTFLGTVFLELDFAVLSGILLSFVLYLVRTSAPRVQVVVPDEGFQHFTHRPDAPHCPQLGIVEIQGDLYFGAVSHIEESILALAAQYPEQRYLLIRMHHVNQMDFSGVHMMENLVSSYRDRGGAIFLVRVSPQALHLMEATGCLAFIGEASLLDEDKAIDHIFHRILDPAICIYECPVRVFRECQNLPKRFDLLDLNLPVAGANGPLPANGVETLIPPRELWRRLRTLPPAQQPLVIDVREPREFKRSHIAEAQSMPLSTLIHDGAIPVQDRPIVLACRTGRRSRRAAAVLRGRGYQDVAQIEGGMQAWEAAGLLTAVEFETEESDRGAE, from the coding sequence TTGAGATGGAACCCCCGGGGCGCGCTCCTGCCCGCCCTGCGCTATTTGCAGCAGCCGGTGCGGCTGGTGCGCGGCTACGAACGCGCCAATCTGCGCGCCGATCTCATCGCCGGGGTCACCGTCGGTGTCATCCTGTTGCCCCAGGCCATCGCCTTCTCCCTGTTGGCCGGTTTGCCGCCGGCGATGGGCCTCTACACGGCCATTGTCGGCGGTATTGCCGCCGCTCTGTGGGGTTCGTCGGAGCTGCTCCACTCCGGCCCGACGAATACCCTGTCGCTGTTGCTGCTCTCCACGTTGGCCCTGCTGGCGACGCCCGGTTCGGCCAACTACATCGTCGCCGCCGGTCTGCTGACGGTGATGGTCGGCGTGTTCCAGTTGGGGCTGGGGCTGTTGCGCCTGGGATTTATCGTCAATTTTGTCTCCCACTCGGTCATTGTCGGTTTCTCCACCGGCGCGGCGGTGCTGATCGTCCTGCGGCAAATCGATCCGTTGCTGGGCCTCGACGTGCCCCGTGGCGACGTATTGAGCGGGCTGGGCGGGTCGCTGCTGGCCTTGCCCGAGACGCAGCTGATGACCGCCGCGCTGGGGCTGGGCACGATGGCCCTGATCCTCATTCTGCGCCGTCTCAACCCGCGGCTGCCGGGCGCGCTGGTGGCCATCGCCGCGGCCACGCTGGTCGTCTTTTTGCTGGGCGAGCGGGCGGCCGACGTGGCCGTCATCGGCCGCCTGCCGGCCGGTTTGCCGCCGCCGGCCAACCTGCCGCTGTTCAATCTGGAGATGATCGGCCGCCTGTCGACCGGGGCGCTGGCCGTGGCGGCCATTGGCCTGGTGCAGACGACGGCCGTCTCGCGGGCCGCGGCCTCGCAGACGCGACAACGCCTCGATAACAATCAGGAGTTCATCGGCCAGGGCATTGCCAACATTTTTTCCGGCCTGTTCAGCGGCTACGCCACGTCCGGTTCGTTCAGCGTCACGGCGGTCAAGTATCGCGCCGGGGCCAAAACCCGCCTGGCTTCGCTGGTGGCCTGTGTGGTCATTCTGGCGATCATGTCGCTGGCCGGGGGGATCGGCACCTACATGCCGGTCGGCGCGCTGGCGGGCACGTTGATCATCACCGCCTTCAACATGATCGACCGGGCCGAGATTCGCCGCATCTTCCAGGGCGCGCCGGGTGACGCCGTGATCATGATCGTCACCTTCCTGGGCACGGTATTCCTGGAGCTGGATTTCGCCGTCCTCAGCGGCATTCTGCTGTCCTTCGTCCTCTATCTGGTGCGCACCAGCGCCCCGCGGGTGCAGGTCGTCGTGCCCGATGAGGGGTTCCAGCACTTCACCCATCGCCCCGACGCCCCCCATTGCCCGCAATTGGGCATTGTCGAGATTCAGGGCGATCTCTATTTCGGGGCGGTCAGCCATATCGAAGAGAGCATCCTGGCCCTGGCGGCGCAATATCCCGAACAGCGTTATCTACTGATTCGGATGCACCACGTCAACCAGATGGACTTCAGCGGCGTCCACATGATGGAGAATCTGGTCAGCAGTTACCGCGACCGTGGCGGGGCGATCTTTCTGGTGCGGGTCAGCCCCCAGGCGTTGCACCTGATGGAAGCGACGGGCTGCCTGGCCTTCATCGGCGAGGCCAGTCTGCTCGACGAGGATAAGGCCATTGACCACATATTTCACCGCATCCTCGACCCGGCTATTTGCATCTATGAATGCCCGGTGCGCGTTTTCCGCGAGTGCCAGAACTTGCCCAAGCGCTTCGACCTGCTCGACCTCAACCTGCCGGTGGCCGGAGCGAATGGCCCGCTGCCGGCCAATGGCGTCGAAACGCTTATCCCGCCGCGCGAACTGTGGCGCAGGTTGCGCACGTTGCCCCCGGCCCAACAGCCGTTGGTCATCGACGTGCGCGAACCGCGCGAGTTCAAGCGCTCTCACATCGCCGAAGCGCAGTCGATGCCGCTATCGACCCTGATCCATGATGGGGCCATTCCCGTGCAGGATCGGCCCATCGTCCTGGCCTGCCGCACCGGTCGGCGCAGTCGACGCGCGGCGGCCGTCTTGCGCGGTCGGGGGTATCAAGACGTGGCGCAGATCGAAGGCGGCATGCAAGCCTGGGAAGCGGCCGGCCTGCTGACGGCGGTGGAATTCGAGACGGAGGAAAGCGACCGTGGAGCAGAATGA
- a CDS encoding metallophosphoesterase family protein, with translation MRILAVSDRVIDKLYSGQARQFFPDIDLLIGCGDLPFYYLDFLTSAIDAPLVYVRGNHDGGPQHGVDGQEWRGVRGGVNIHGRLVARRGLILAGLQGSMRYKPHADYMYTEAEMRRVVAQMVPRLLWNRQRLGRALDVLVTHSPPYGIHDRPDLPHTGFKVFLSFLRLFRPRYHLHGHVHVYRQDEVVRTRYEETEVINVYPYKLLTID, from the coding sequence ATGAGAATTCTGGCCGTCAGCGACCGGGTCATCGACAAGCTCTATAGCGGCCAGGCGCGGCAGTTTTTCCCCGACATCGACCTGCTCATCGGCTGTGGCGATTTACCGTTCTACTATCTCGACTTCCTGACCTCGGCCATCGACGCGCCGCTGGTCTACGTGCGCGGCAACCACGACGGCGGGCCGCAGCATGGCGTGGACGGCCAGGAGTGGCGCGGCGTGCGCGGCGGGGTGAATATCCACGGCCGCCTCGTCGCCCGCCGGGGGTTGATCCTGGCCGGGTTACAGGGGTCGATGCGCTATAAGCCCCATGCCGACTACATGTACACCGAAGCGGAGATGCGCCGGGTGGTGGCCCAGATGGTGCCGCGCCTGTTGTGGAATCGGCAAAGGCTCGGCCGCGCGCTCGATGTGCTGGTGACCCACTCGCCGCCCTACGGCATCCACGACCGCCCCGACCTGCCCCACACCGGCTTCAAGGTCTTCCTCAGCTTCCTGCGCCTCTTCCGGCCGCGCTACCATCTGCACGGCCACGTCCACGTCTACCGGCAGGATGAGGTCGTCCGCACCCGGTACGAGGAGACAGAGGTCATCAACGTCTATCCCTACAAGTTGCTGACCATCGATTAG
- the rsfS gene encoding ribosome silencing factor, translating into MRRQTGYNAPVSTLWRCYLEGLELTQLLVDALQDKKGVDILVLDIHSQAVFADFFVICSGDSEPQLRALMQAAQGEAKKVGGRMPKGVEGAPADGWVLVDFGDVVVHIFAAEKRAYYDLESLWHKGRVVIRIQ; encoded by the coding sequence ATGCGGCGGCAAACAGGCTACAATGCCCCTGTATCTACTCTTTGGAGGTGCTATCTGGAAGGTCTGGAATTAACTCAACTACTGGTCGATGCCCTACAGGACAAGAAAGGCGTCGATATCCTCGTGCTGGATATCCATTCACAAGCGGTCTTTGCCGACTTTTTCGTTATTTGTAGCGGCGACTCCGAGCCACAACTGCGGGCCTTGATGCAGGCGGCCCAGGGCGAAGCCAAGAAGGTTGGTGGTCGCATGCCCAAGGGCGTGGAAGGCGCGCCGGCCGACGGCTGGGTGCTGGTCGATTTCGGCGACGTGGTCGTCCACATTTTCGCCGCCGAGAAACGGGCTTATTACGATCTGGAATCGCTCTGGCATAAGGGGCGCGTGGTGATTCGTATCCAGTAA
- the xseA gene encoding exodeoxyribonuclease VII large subunit, giving the protein MFSFMNPGAESGPTTWTVSELTAYIRELFELDYRLQEVEVSGEISNFTRAASGHLYFTLKDGAAQIKCVMWRSQAERLRFRPAEGDAVLARGRISVYDAGGVYQLYAERLMPAGRGDLALAFERLKEQLAGEGLFDPETKQPIPTFPRKIGIVTSSGAAALRDILTVLQRRNPLVAVLIAPTLVQGDLAPPQIVRALRWLDDRDDIDTIIIARGGGSIEDLWAFNDERVARAVFAARHPIISGVGHETDFTITDFVADLRAPTPSAAAELAAPDLSNIRPYIQQTSRALADGLANAIAQRRETLRARLRLLWLLSPRRTVDADRQQIDALTDRMARAAQRLLDRRAGRLAVAQAGLTAVSPLGTLARGFAIVRDGDGHLIRSVTQARPGEAITIQVSDGVLGGRIDGQGRASG; this is encoded by the coding sequence ATGTTTTCCTTTATGAATCCCGGGGCCGAGTCCGGCCCCACCACCTGGACGGTCAGCGAACTCACGGCCTACATCCGCGAGTTGTTCGAGTTGGATTACCGGCTGCAAGAAGTGGAAGTGTCGGGCGAAATCTCCAACTTCACCCGCGCCGCCTCGGGCCATCTCTACTTCACGCTGAAGGACGGCGCGGCCCAGATCAAGTGCGTCATGTGGCGCTCGCAGGCCGAACGGCTGCGCTTTCGCCCGGCCGAGGGGGACGCTGTGCTGGCCCGCGGCCGAATCTCGGTCTACGACGCCGGTGGGGTATACCAGCTCTATGCCGAACGGCTCATGCCCGCCGGGCGCGGCGACCTGGCGCTGGCCTTCGAGCGGCTGAAGGAGCAACTGGCCGGCGAAGGGCTGTTCGACCCCGAAACCAAGCAACCGATCCCGACCTTCCCGCGCAAGATCGGCATCGTCACCTCCTCCGGCGCGGCCGCCCTGCGCGACATTCTGACCGTGTTGCAACGGCGCAACCCGCTTGTCGCCGTCCTCATCGCCCCGACACTGGTGCAGGGTGATCTGGCCCCGCCGCAGATCGTGCGCGCCCTGCGCTGGCTCGACGACCGCGACGACATCGACACCATCATCATCGCCCGTGGCGGCGGCTCCATCGAGGATCTGTGGGCCTTCAATGACGAACGCGTGGCCCGCGCCGTCTTTGCCGCCCGGCATCCCATCATCAGCGGTGTCGGCCACGAGACCGATTTCACCATCACCGATTTCGTCGCCGACCTGCGCGCCCCCACCCCCTCGGCGGCGGCCGAACTGGCCGCGCCCGATCTGTCCAATATTCGGCCCTACATCCAGCAGACGAGCCGCGCCCTGGCCGACGGGTTAGCCAACGCCATCGCCCAGCGGCGCGAGACGTTGCGCGCCCGCCTGCGCCTGCTGTGGCTGCTCAGTCCACGGCGCACGGTGGACGCCGACCGCCAGCAGATCGACGCCCTGACCGACCGCATGGCCCGCGCCGCCCAGCGTCTGCTCGACCGGCGGGCCGGCCGGTTGGCCGTGGCCCAGGCGGGATTGACGGCCGTCAGCCCGCTGGGGACGCTGGCCCGCGGTTTTGCCATCGTCCGCGACGGCGACGGCCACCTGATTCGCAGCGTGACGCAGGCCCGGCCGGGCGAGGCGATCACGATACAGGTCAGTGATGGAGTGTTGGGGGGGCGGATTGACGGGCAGGGGCGGGCGTCTGGTTAA
- the gap gene encoding type I glyceraldehyde-3-phosphate dehydrogenase — protein MTVQVGINGFGRIGRQVYKAIYENYQGILDVEAINDLMPAETNAHLLKYDSTYGKFPGKVEVKDGDIYVDGAKLKSYAEKDPAKLPWGDLGVDIVLECTGRFRGKATAGPHLAAGAKKVIISSPGDKDIDGTFVLGVNEETYDPAAHNVISNASCTTNALAPVAKVLHEKFGIKRALMTTIHAMTNDQSILDVAHKDLRRARTTANNIIPTSTGAAKAVGLVLPDLKGKFNGMAFRVPTVTVSVVDLTAEVERSTTKEELNAALKEASEAPGWLGKVLNYTEEPLVSMDLKGDPASTTVDALSTDVIDGNFIKVVTWYDNEWGYASRLADLTAYVAERL, from the coding sequence ATGACAGTTCAGGTTGGCATTAACGGCTTTGGCCGCATCGGCCGTCAGGTCTACAAAGCGATCTACGAGAATTACCAGGGTATTCTGGACGTTGAGGCGATCAATGACCTGATGCCGGCGGAGACGAACGCCCATCTGTTGAAGTACGATTCAACCTATGGCAAGTTCCCCGGCAAAGTCGAAGTCAAGGATGGCGACATCTACGTTGACGGCGCGAAATTGAAGAGCTATGCCGAGAAGGACCCGGCGAAATTGCCCTGGGGCGACCTGGGGGTTGATATCGTCCTCGAATGCACCGGCCGCTTCCGTGGCAAGGCCACGGCCGGCCCCCACCTGGCCGCCGGCGCCAAGAAGGTCATCATCTCCTCCCCGGGCGACAAGGACATCGACGGCACGTTTGTGCTGGGCGTCAACGAAGAGACGTATGACCCGGCGGCCCACAACGTGATCTCCAACGCCAGCTGCACCACCAACGCCCTGGCCCCCGTCGCCAAGGTGCTGCACGAGAAATTCGGCATCAAGCGCGCCCTGATGACGACGATCCACGCCATGACCAACGACCAGAGCATCCTGGACGTGGCCCACAAGGATCTGCGCCGCGCCCGCACCACGGCCAACAACATCATCCCGACCTCGACCGGCGCGGCCAAGGCTGTCGGCCTGGTACTGCCCGATCTGAAGGGCAAGTTCAACGGCATGGCCTTCCGCGTGCCGACCGTCACCGTGTCGGTCGTCGACCTGACGGCCGAGGTGGAGCGCTCCACGACCAAGGAAGAACTCAACGCCGCCCTGAAGGAAGCCTCCGAAGCCCCCGGCTGGTTGGGTAAGGTCCTCAACTACACCGAGGAGCCGCTGGTGTCGATGGACCTCAAGGGCGATCCGGCGTCCACCACGGTCGATGCCCTTTCGACCGATGTCATCGACGGTAACTTCATCAAGGTTGTGACCTGGTATGACAACGAGTGGGGCTATGCCTCGCGTCTGGCCGACCTGACCGCCTACGTGGCCGAGCGGCTCTAA
- a CDS encoding TolB-like translocation protein has product MVQDDERLPGLYDPTNDPDAPLGRRSSGCNCLFIGITLLLIVSLLGSSVLAYFVITRRTSRPPISSLGEQAEALSVIVGAATAAPATVVAAVPTAAATIEAPPVTPAPEINRIALINNDGQIETIAPNGDNRRILTLDSDATAFQFPAWAPDSRRLAVVGGRTAVGGGTAGGGIYVLDDAARTGALGDDLIYFSADRTPFYLFWSPDSHNLAFLANHPRNTVGLNVVPGDGTADSRLLATGAPFYWDWSEDGRRLLVHAGDGRTDHTLSLIELDGATEAANLATPGDFQAPGIGRSGRYLAFAEQAADGLSALVVVDTRTGERAAYESGDSLALGWSPTGDQIAFTNGAIDGHPYWGPLRLLDVATGDIRLVSSRTVLAFFWSPDGRSLAFLTLSGDADDDSVNASAPRKQRALGRPAGSAAQQQGQGFLSLAVVDVATGQGLHLLDFDPTLAYVSQFLPYFDQYALSHRIWSPDSSAIVLPVREDDTSVILVVPVGGGQPYQLAEGEIAFWSFK; this is encoded by the coding sequence ATGGTTCAAGATGACGAGCGGTTGCCCGGCCTGTATGACCCCACCAACGATCCCGATGCGCCCCTGGGACGGCGATCGTCGGGTTGCAACTGCCTGTTCATCGGCATCACCCTTTTGCTCATTGTCAGTCTGCTCGGTTCGTCGGTGCTGGCCTACTTCGTCATCACGCGGCGCACTAGCCGGCCGCCCATCTCCAGTCTTGGTGAACAGGCGGAAGCCCTGAGCGTCATCGTCGGCGCGGCCACGGCCGCCCCGGCAACCGTGGTGGCCGCCGTGCCCACGGCCGCGGCTACCATTGAGGCCCCGCCGGTCACACCCGCCCCGGAGATCAACCGCATTGCCCTCATCAACAATGACGGCCAGATCGAAACCATCGCCCCCAACGGGGATAATCGCCGCATCCTGACCCTGGACAGCGACGCCACCGCCTTTCAGTTTCCGGCCTGGGCGCCCGATAGCCGGCGGCTGGCGGTCGTCGGCGGTCGGACGGCGGTCGGCGGCGGGACGGCCGGCGGCGGCATCTACGTGCTCGATGACGCCGCCCGCACCGGCGCGCTGGGCGATGATCTCATCTACTTTAGCGCCGACCGGACACCGTTCTATCTCTTCTGGTCGCCCGACAGCCACAACCTGGCCTTTCTGGCGAACCATCCGCGCAACACGGTGGGGCTGAACGTCGTGCCCGGCGACGGCACGGCCGACAGCCGCCTGCTGGCTACGGGCGCGCCGTTCTATTGGGACTGGTCGGAGGACGGCCGCCGGTTGCTCGTTCACGCCGGCGACGGCCGCACCGATCACACCCTCTCCCTGATCGAGCTGGATGGGGCGACGGAAGCGGCTAATCTGGCGACGCCGGGCGACTTTCAGGCCCCCGGCATCGGCCGGAGCGGGCGCTATCTGGCCTTTGCCGAGCAGGCCGCCGACGGGCTGAGCGCCCTGGTCGTGGTTGATACGCGCACCGGCGAACGCGCGGCCTATGAGAGCGGCGACTCGCTGGCCCTGGGCTGGAGTCCGACCGGCGATCAGATCGCCTTCACCAACGGCGCGATTGACGGCCATCCCTATTGGGGGCCGCTCCGCCTGCTCGACGTGGCGACCGGCGACATCCGGCTTGTCAGTAGCCGTACCGTCTTGGCCTTCTTCTGGTCGCCCGATGGCCGTTCGCTGGCGTTCCTCACGCTGAGCGGCGACGCGGATGATGATAGCGTCAACGCCTCGGCCCCGCGCAAGCAGCGCGCCCTCGGCCGCCCGGCCGGCAGCGCCGCGCAGCAACAGGGGCAGGGGTTTCTGTCGTTAGCGGTCGTCGACGTGGCGACGGGGCAGGGGCTACACCTGCTGGATTTCGATCCGACGCTGGCCTACGTCTCGCAGTTCTTGCCCTATTTTGACCAGTACGCGCTGAGCCATCGTATCTGGTCGCCCGATAGCAGCGCCATCGTCTTGCCCGTGCGCGAGGACGACACCAGCGTGATCCTGGTGGTGCCGGTGGGCGGCGGGCAGCCCTATCAGTTGGCCGAGGGCGAGATAGCCTTCTGGAGCTTCAAGTAG
- a CDS encoding histone deacetylase family protein, whose translation MTTLLVFAPAAGHTKSRHPESHHRTAALMPALERAGLLPALTRLAAPPATVEQLRRAHTLGLIEYVQQVSLQGGGLLDQGDTYVTGESYELARLAAGGCAAAVDQIMSGAAHNGFALIRPPGHHAETDRVSGFCLFNNVAVAARQAQVAHGVKRVAIVDYDVHHGNGTQDIFFEDDSVLFISVHLFAPYFYPGIGGMDEIGVGRGRDFNLNVPLPPYVGDNGYRRVFDELIEPRLRRFEPELLLVSAGFDAHWQDPLAMAGLSLTGYDAITRRLLGYADTLCDGRVLFILEGGYQLDVLSAGVNNVFRALLGRGAIEDPFGPMPQPEHDVSGLLERLKRHYLL comes from the coding sequence ATGACAACACTTCTGGTTTTCGCCCCCGCGGCGGGCCATACTAAATCGCGACATCCCGAAAGCCACCACCGGACGGCGGCGCTCATGCCCGCGTTGGAGCGCGCCGGGCTGTTGCCGGCGTTGACGCGACTGGCCGCGCCGCCGGCGACCGTCGAACAACTGCGGCGCGCCCATACGCTGGGGTTGATCGAGTACGTCCAACAGGTATCCCTGCAGGGCGGCGGCCTGCTCGATCAGGGCGACACCTACGTGACGGGCGAAAGCTACGAACTGGCGCGGCTGGCGGCCGGCGGTTGCGCCGCGGCGGTGGATCAGATCATGAGCGGCGCGGCCCACAACGGCTTTGCGCTGATCCGGCCGCCGGGCCACCACGCCGAGACCGACCGCGTGAGCGGCTTTTGCCTGTTCAACAACGTGGCCGTGGCCGCCCGCCAGGCCCAGGTGGCCCACGGCGTGAAGCGGGTGGCTATCGTCGATTACGACGTCCATCACGGCAACGGCACGCAGGACATTTTCTTCGAGGATGATTCGGTGCTGTTCATCTCGGTCCATCTGTTCGCGCCTTACTTTTATCCGGGCATCGGCGGCATGGACGAAATCGGCGTCGGCCGCGGCCGAGACTTCAACCTCAACGTGCCCCTGCCGCCCTACGTCGGCGACAACGGCTATCGGCGCGTCTTTGATGAGCTGATCGAGCCGCGCCTGCGCCGTTTCGAGCCGGAGCTGCTGCTCGTCTCGGCCGGGTTCGACGCCCATTGGCAGGACCCCTTGGCGATGGCCGGTCTCAGTCTGACCGGCTACGACGCCATCACCCGCCGCTTGCTGGGCTACGCCGACACCCTGTGCGACGGCCGCGTCCTGTTTATCCTGGAAGGCGGTTATCAACTCGATGTCCTCTCGGCCGGCGTCAATAACGTGTTCCGCGCCCTGTTGGGTCGGGGAGCCATCGAGGATCCGTTCGGCCCCATGCCCCAGCCCGAGCATGATGTTAGCGGCTTGCTGGAACGTCTGAAGCGGCATTACTTGCTATAA